DNA from Deltaproteobacteria bacterium:
TCCGCGGAGATGGCGAGCCACGTGCCGCCGGCACGGAGATCCCGCCCGCCCACGGCGCGCGGCGCGGTCGCGAGCAGCGCCGGTCCGGTCGCTTCGCGCGCCAGGAACTCGTCGCGGTTGGCGGCGATCACGAGCGGGAAGCCCGGGAGCGAGCGCACGTAGATCGCGAGGGTGCACATGACGAGTCGGTATACACAATTGTCCGAGCGACACCCCCATGGTAGCGTCCGCGCGCATGTTTTCGTCGATCGAGGACGTCATCGGGCGCTTCGCGGGGCGGCAGTACATCTGCAATCGCACCATCGCGACCGTCGTCTACCTGGCGAGCCAGCTGCGCAAGCCGATCCTCGTGGAGGGTCCGGCCGGCGTCGGCAAGACCGAGCTCGCCAAGGCGCTCGCCGGCGCCCTCGGCCACGAGCTCATCCGTCTCCAGTGCTACGAAGGCCTCGACGAGTCCAAGGCGCTCTACGAGTGGGAGTACGCGAAGCAGCTCCTCTATACCCAGATCCTGAAGGACAAGATCGGCGAGGTGATCGCGGGAGCGCAGGGCTTGAAGGAAGCGGTGGACCGGGTCGCGCGGCAGGACGACGTCTTCTTCTCGGAACGCTTCATCGTGCCGCGGCCGCTCCTGCGCGCCATCACGTCGCCGACGCCGCTCGTGCTGTTGATCGACGAGATCGACAAGGCCGACACCGAGTTCGAGGCATTCCTCCTCGAGGTGCTCTCGGATTTCCAGGTGAGCGTCCCCGAGCTCGGCACGATCAAGGCGAAGCACGTGCCGCTCGTCGTGCTCACCAGCAACAACGCCCGCGAGATGTCGGACGCCCTGAAGCGCCGCTGCCTGCACCTCTACATCGATTTTCCGGACAAGGAGCAGGAGCGCACCATCATCCTCCTGAAGGTGCCGGGCGTCGCGGAGCGACTCGCCCACGAGGTCGTCGACGCCGTGCAGGCGATCCGCAAGCTCGACCTCAAGAAGACACCGAGCATCAGCGAGACGCTCGACTGGACCCGTGCGCTCATGCTTCTGAACGTCGACACGCTCGACGCCGCCCTCGTCGACGATACGCTCAGCACCATACTCAAATACGAGGGGGATATCCGGAAGGCGCACGCGGAGCTGAAGGAGCATGTCGCGAAGGCGCGCGCCAAGATCGCAACGCCGCCGGTGGTCGCGTCCGACAAGGACGTGCTCCACTAGTCGGGGCACGCGAGGGCAGGGCGCACGGCGGTGGACGAGACGATCATCAGCTTCGTCGGACTGCTGCGCCAGAACGGCGTCCGGGTCTCGTTCGCCGAGAGCATGGACACGTTCCGCGCCCTCGACCTGGTCGGGCTCGGGTCGCGACTCGGCGTGAAGGACGCGCTGCGCGCGACGCTCGTGAAGCGCGCCGTCGACCTCCCGACCTACGACCACCTCTTCGACCTCTACTTCTCCGGCGTCGGCGAGATCGTAAAGAGCGGCGCGTCGCGGTCGATGGAGGCCCTCGATCTCGACCCCGCCGAGTACCAGAAGCTCCTCGAGGACCTCGCACGGTTCCTGGACGAGCAGGGCTTCGAGCCGTCCGAGCTGACGCGCGCGCTCCTCGATCAGGACACGGCGCGCCTCGAACGGTTGCTCCGCGACGCCTCGCAGCGCGCCGGCGTGGCGCGCATCGAGCGCGCGTTCCAGGAGGGGCAGTTCTCGCAGGGCATGCAGCAAGCGCTCGGCGTCGGCGACGTCGCGCGCGAGCTGCAGCAGATCAGCGACGCGCTCGGGGCGGGGACGCCGGATCCCCGGCGCCAGCAAATGGGCCGCTTCGTCGACCGCCGCCTGCAGGAGCTCCAGGAGATGATCCGTCGGCTGGTGCGGGGCGAGCTCGAGCAGCGCGACGTCGGACAGCTCGATGCCGCCCGCATGCAGCAGCTCGCCGAGAAGAGCTTCTACTATCTCTCAGAAGACGAGATCCGTCGCATGAAGGAGGCGGTCACCAAGCTCGCGCAACGCCTGAAGAACGTCCTCGCGGTGAAACGCCGCAGCGCGCGCAAGGGCGCGTTCGACGTGAAGGACACGCTCCGTAGGAATCTCCAGTACGGTGGCGTGCCGTTCAAAATCCGCTTCGACCGACGCAAGCGCGTGAAGCCGCAGGTCGTCGTGCTCTGCGATGTATCCGATTCGGTACGCAACGTCTCGCGCTTCATGCTGCAGTTCGTCTACTCGCTCCAGGACCTGTACTCGAAGGTCCGCTCTTTCATCTTCGTGAGCGACATCGGTGAGATCACGAAGCTCTTCGAAGAGAACGAGATCCACCAGGCCATCGACCAAGCGATCCGCGGCAACGTCATCAACGTCTACGCGCACTCGGACTTCGGGCGCGCCTTCCGCATGTTTCATCGCGAGCATCTGGCGGCGATCACGCGCCACACCACGGTGATCATCCTGGGCGACGCGCGGAACAACTACAACGTGCCGCACGAATGGGTGCTCAAAGAAATCAGGCAGCGCGCGAAACAGCTCGTCTGGCTCAACCCCGAGAACCGCATGACGTGGGGATTCGGCGACAGTGAGATGGATCGCTATCAGCCGTACTGCGACGTCGTCGAAGAGTGCCGTAACCTGAATCAGCTCTACCGCGTCGTGGACCGCATGGTGGTCGGCTGAGCGTGCGCCGCGCGCCCGCGACCGCATCGGGGATTGACGTTCCGGACCCCTTTTGGCAACAATGCCCCGGTCGTTCGAGCGAGGCATGAGCCGCGAAAATTTCATCCAGATGACGGTCGGCGGCCTCACGCTCGATCCCGTCACCAAGACGCCCATCGTCATCCTCAAAGACCCCGACAACAAGCTGAACCTGCCCATCTGGATCGGCCTGCTCGAAGCCACCGCCATGGCCACCGAGCTCGAGGGCATCAAGATGGCACGCCCGATGACCCACGATCTGCTGAAGCGGATCATCGGCGACCTCGACGCCACCGTCGAGCGCATCGAAGTCACCGACCTCAAGGACAACACCTATTTCGCGTTGATCTACCTCCACATCGGTGACCGCGAGGTCACGATCGATTCGCGCCCGAGCGACGCCATCTCGCTCGCGCTGCGCACCAAGAGCCCGATCTGGGTCGCGAAGAAGGTGCTCGAGGCCTCCAGCGTCCTGCAGCAGATGGAAGAGGGGAAGGAACAGAACCTCTCCAACGTCTCGCGGGACAAGTGGGCCGAGATCCTCGAGAAGATGGCCCCCGAAGACTTCAAATACAAAATGTAACGGCCGCGAGCGCATGGAGCGTCCGCCCGATGGACGTTCCGCCGCTTCGCCGATCGGAGACCCGTGGCGCGCACCGAACAACGACTCACCCGGAAGGACCTGCGTCAACCCGACGAGTTCCAGACGCTCAGCCGTCAGGCGCTCGAGTTCGTCGAGGCCAACCGCACGGCGGTCACGGCGGCGCTCGCCGCGCTCATCGTCTTGCTGCTCGCGATCGTCTCCTATCGCATGATCAGCCAGAGTCGCGAAGCCAGCGCCTCGGTCGCCTACACGGAAGCGCGCGCGCTCCTGACCGACAAGAAGTACGGCGACGCCGCGGTCAAGTTCGAGGACGTCGCGAGCCGCTACGGCGGCACGAGCTACGGCCCGCTCGCGATCCTCGAGCGCGGCAATGCGCTCTTGCTGGCCGATCAGGCCGCCGACGCCGTGGCCGCCTACGAGAAGTTCCTGCGCAGCGCGCCGCCGACGGACTACCTGCGCCAGCTGGCGCACACCCGGCTCGGATACGCTCAGGAGAAGCTCGGGAAGCCGGCCGACGCCGAGCGCGCCTTCGCGACCGCGGCTTCCGAGCCCGGACCGTTCGGCGCCGAGTCGCTCTTCGGCGCCGCCCGCAACGCCGAGGCCGCCGGCAGCGCCGACAAGGCGAAGGACCTGTACACACAGCTCCTCGAAAAGCATCCGGCATCCGAGTACCGCGACGTCGCGAGCGCGCACCTGACCGCGCTCGGCGGCACCGTGCCCGCCGCGAAGGCCGCGCCCGACGGCGCCGCGGTGGTCCGCACCGAGTAACGGCTCCGCGCCGCGGAACAGACGCTTTAGGGCGTTCTGCGACCGCGATGCCCCTCCTCCGAGCCACAATCGCAACGTCCGATAAGCAGGATTATGTCAACTCGGAACCCACGGAGCTCCGCATACCGCCATTCGGATCCCCTTCTACGACCCCGTCGCCGCGAACAGGCCGTTGAGCTCGGCGTACGGCACCGCGCCCTCGAAGAGCCCGGCATCGCCGCCGTCGGCGAGCAGCCGTGCCGCGAGCCGCCGTGTCAGGCCGTGGACCGCCTGGGCGATCGCCGCGCCGGCGCTCACCCGGCGAACCCCGAGCGCCGCGAGGGTTGCGATCGGCGGCAGCCCGGGCATCACCATGACGTTCACCGGGAGCTCCGTACCGGCGACGAGCGCGGCGATGTCCTCCGGGTCGGAGGCCGCCGGAACGAAGAGCCCGTCGCAACCGGCATCGCGATAGCGTGCCGCGCGCGCCAACGTCTCCGCGACCCGACGCTCGGGCGGCACGAGCCCCCGAAGGAAAACGTCCGTACGCGCGTTGACGAAGAGATCGATCCCGGAACGTACCGCGGCTTCGCGGACGGCGGTGACCTTCGCACACAGGACGTCCGGCGCACGGCTGCCGTCCTCGAGATTCACCCCGACGACCCCGACGTCGATCAGCGCGCGAACCGTCTCTGCGACGCGCGTCGGATCCTCCGCGTATCCGCCTTCGGCATCCACCGAGACCGGGATCGCGACGACGCGCACGATGCGCGTAACCGCGTCGACGAGAACTCGCGGCGGAATGACGTCACCGTCGGGGTAGCCGTTCGCCCACGCCACGCCGGAGCTCGTGGTGGCGATCGCCGCGGCGCCCGCGCCCTCGACGAGCCGGGCGCTCGCCGCATCCCATGCGTTCGGCAGCACCAGGGTACGGCCGACCGCGTGCAGACCTCGAAACCGTTCCGCCGCATCCGCATACACGCTCATGCCCCTGCCCTCCGTTCGTGATCGAGCAGCCACCGCTTGCGAGCGATCCCGCCTCCGTATCCGGTGAGCGTTCCGTCGACGCCGATCACACGATGACACGGCACGACGATCGCGATCGGATTCGCGCCGTTCGCCAGCCCGACGGCGCGACTCGCGGACGGCGCGCCGATCGCCGCGGCGAGCTCGCCGTAGGTGCGAGTGCGGCCGGCCGGAATACCCCGCAAGGCCCGCCAGACGCGACGCTGGAACGCCGTACCGTTGGTTCCAACGGACAAGACGTCGATCGCGCCGATCTCCCCCGCGAAGAACGCGCCGAGCGGCTCGGCGAGCGCCGTCGGAACGGAGGCCTCCACGAGCGTGAACGCTCCGTAGTGTCGTCCGAGCAGGCGCTGGAGACGTGCTTCGTAGTCCTCGAAATCGAGCGCGCGCAACACGCACTCCCCGTCCCACACCAGGCTCAGGGCGCCGAGCGGAGACGGGAGGCGGCCTCGTCGAAACGACGTCGATCGCATCATGCGACGGCCTCTTCCGTGGACGCCGGCTTCAGAGCGGCAGCCGACGCCCAGAGGTGCTGCGCCGCGTAGGCACGCCACGGCCGCCAGGCCTCCGCACGCTCCCCCAGGGTGCGTGCGGTCGGGCGCCGGCCGGCCGTCTCCATGGCTCGAAGCAAGCCGAGATCCGAGGCCGGGAAGGCGTCGGGCTCCCGCATGGCGCGCATGGCGACGTACTGCGCGGTCCAGTCCCCGACGCCGGGCAGCGCGCGCAGGCGCGCGATCGCCTCTTCGAGACGTGGCGCACGCTCGAAGATTCGCGGATTGGCCGCCGCGGCCGAAGCCAGCATGCCGAGCGCAGCGGCGCGGGCGCGCGGCATTCCGAGGGCCGCGAGGTCTGCGCGCGCGAGGCGCTCCGCCGACGGGAACACGCTCGTGAGACCGCCGGCCGACTCGCCCACCTCGTCCGGGAGGCGCGTGCCGTACGCCGCCACCACCTTCCCCGCGAGCCTCCGCGCCCCCGACACGGTGATCTGCTGCCCGAGCATCGCGCGGACGGCGAGCTCGAAGCCGTCCCACGCTCCCGGCACCCGCAGGCCTGGCCGTGCGCGGACGAGAGCAGCGAGCCGCGGATCGCGCACGAGCTCCGCGTTGATCGCCGCCACGTCGGCGCCGAGATCGAACATACGGCGGACACGCGCGATGATCGTCGGCAACGCGCGGACGCTCGGAAAGCGCACGGTGACCGCGAGAGCATCGCGACCGGAAATCGGTTCGACCTCGACCGTCCCGCAGGCGCCCTCGAGCGCAATCGTTCGCCGGTAGCGCCGCGGCTCGGCCACTTCCACGCCCGCGATCGCCCGTGCCGCGAAGAAACCGATCATCGCCTCCCAATCGTAGGGTCCCGCGTACCCGAGCTTGAGCGTGATTCGGGCGATCGGCTCACGGTCGGCGGCGCTCCCGCGCGCGAGCCGGCGCAGCGCCGACGGCGCGGTGCCGTAGAGGTCGCGGAACGTCGCGTTGAACCGCCGCAGGCTGCCGAATCCCGCCGCCTCGGCGATCGCCGTCATGCTCATGCGCGTCTCGTGGACCAGTTGTTTCGCGAACAGGATCCGTCGCGTCTGGGCGACGGCGATCGGGGAGGCACCGAGGTGGCGCGTGAAGAGCCGCCGTAGTTGCCGCTCACCGATGCCGAGCCGCCCGGCGAGCGTTCCGACGTCCGCATCATCGCCGTCGAGCGCCCCCTCGGCGATCAGCCCGAGCGCGCGAGCCACCGTGCTCGAGGTGCCATGCCACGCGGCCAGATCCGGCGAGCACTCGGGACGGCAGCGCAGACACGGACGGAAGCCCGCCGACTGGGCCGCCGCCGCGCTCGGATGGAACTCGACGTTCTCGAGCTTCGGCGTCCGCGCCGGACAGATCGGCCTGCAGTAGATGCCGGTCGTGCGGACGGCGACGAAGATGCGGCCGTCGAAGCGGGCGTCGCGCGTCCGGAGCGCCCGGTAACACACGTCGCGATGCAGCAGCATGGGCCGACTATGCCACTCGCGCGAACGGACGTCTCGCCGTTTTCGGACCCGAATGCCGTCCCCGCCCCCGCACACCCTCCGGGCCCCTGCGCCGCCTCCTGCGCGGTCGAGACGCGCTCAGCGCGAGCGTCGCGGCGGCGGATCCGACGGCCCCGACGATGCATCCGGCGTACGGAACTTCTGGGTCATCCGATCGCGAAGCCGCTCGAGCGCTTCCCGCGCCGCATCGTCCTTGGGGTTCGCGGCCGCGGCGCGCTCGTAATAGGCGAGCGCGCTCGGCTCACGACCTTCGTTCAGCGCGATCGCTCCGAGCGCCTTCAACGCCTCACCGTCCTCCCGCAGCACCTCGTTGGCGCGCACGAAGAACGCCGTCGCGCCGGCGAAGTCGCCGCGGCCGTAGCAGACCCGCCCGATCCCTTTCAGTGCCGCACCGTTCAGCGGGAAGATCTTGAGCGCCTCCTCGAGCTGACCGAGCGCCGCGCCCGGCCGCGCACGCCCGGCGAGATCGCGAGCGAGCCGGACCAGATTGTCGCTCTCGGCCTGGAAATCGGGAAGCTCCACGCGCACGCGGAGCCGCTGTCCCTCGACGACGGTGGACTTCACCGTGACCTTCGCCCCGAGGTACTCGCGAAGACTGCGGCGCATCTCGCGCTCGTCCCCGGGGTCCAGGAACAGCCGGCCAAGACCGTCGTGCTTGTGGTCTTCGAGGTGGATCAGGAGATCGAGAACCTTCTTCATCGGCGACCTTCAGACGCGCTCGTCCGGATCGAAGAGCTTGCGATACTCGTCGAACGCGAAGCGATCGGTCATCCCGGCGATGTAGTCGGCGACGACCCGTGCTTTCGGGTCGTCGACGTCGACCCGCCGGTACACATGCGGCGGCATCTGCTGCGGCTCCTCCATGTAGGTGTGGAAGAGCGCGGTCATCACGCGTTGCGCCTTCACGGTCATGCGGGTGATGCGGTGGTGCCGATAGAGTCGCTCGAAGAGCACGCGCTTGAGCTCACGGTTGCGCTCGGCCGTGGCCGGGCTCAAGCCCGCGAGGCGCACGGGACACGCGCGAACGTCGGCGAGCGTGCGAATGCCGTGCTCCTGGATGCGACCGAGAATCGCCGCGATCATGTCGGTGACCAGCCGGTCGATGATGCGACGCACCGTCTGATAGCGCTGGATGCTCTCGCTCGCGTCGCCGTGCTCGCGCCGGACGGTCTCGCGGGCGTCCGCCCACAGGGCGACGGGGGCGAGATCGCGCTCCTCGAGCATGCCCGACTTCAGGCCGTCGTCGATATCGTGGGAGTTGTAGGCGATCTCGTCCGCGAAATCGACGATCTGCGCTTCCAGGACCGGCCGCACACCGGGCTCGAACCGCTGGACGAGCGGCCGATCATACTCGGAAGAATGCTTCACGATGCCCTCGCGCACTTCCCAGCTGAGGTTCAAACCCGGAAACCCCGGGTAACGCTCCTCCAGCAGATCGACGATCCGCAGGCTCTGCGCGTTGTGCTCGAAGCCGCCGTAGGGCTCCATGAGCCTGTCGAGCACGCGCTCGCCCGCGTGCCCGAACGGGGTGTGCCCGAGGTCGTGGGAGAGCGCCACCGCCTCGCCGAGGTCCTCGTTCAGCCCCAGCACGCGGCAGAGCGTCCGGGTGATCTGCCCCGCCTCGATCGAGTGGGTGAGCCGCGTCCGGTAGTAGTCGCCCTCATGATTCACGAAGACCTGTGTCTTGTACTCGAGTCGGCGAAACGCCGTGCTGTGGATGATCCGGTCGCGGTCGCGCTGGAACGGCAGCCGGAACGGGTGTTCCGGCTCCGCGTGGACCCGCCCCTGGGTGTCGCTGCTGCGGGTCGCGTACGAAGCGAGGCTTTCGCCCTCCCGGCGCCGCAGCTCGTCGCGCAGACTGTCGAGGTTCATGAGGGGCTCGGAAGGAGGGTACCCTACACCAGCCCTCCGCGCGGGTTCAACGAACGCCCCAGCGGCGGCCGACCCCCCGAAAGATCCTGACACGCCCGACGTCGTGTGTTACCGACGACCGTGCCTCCGGTGAATCGGCTCGCCCACGCGCTCCTTCTCGCGCTCGCATGCGTCGCTCTCGCAGGCCCGGGAGCGGCGCGCGACCGCACGGAGGTCCAGATCGAGCACCTCGACGGCAG
Protein-coding regions in this window:
- a CDS encoding MoxR family ATPase; the protein is MFSSIEDVIGRFAGRQYICNRTIATVVYLASQLRKPILVEGPAGVGKTELAKALAGALGHELIRLQCYEGLDESKALYEWEYAKQLLYTQILKDKIGEVIAGAQGLKEAVDRVARQDDVFFSERFIVPRPLLRAITSPTPLVLLIDEIDKADTEFEAFLLEVLSDFQVSVPELGTIKAKHVPLVVLTSNNAREMSDALKRRCLHLYIDFPDKEQERTIILLKVPGVAERLAHEVVDAVQAIRKLDLKKTPSISETLDWTRALMLLNVDTLDAALVDDTLSTILKYEGDIRKAHAELKEHVAKARAKIATPPVVASDKDVLH
- a CDS encoding deoxyguanosinetriphosphate triphosphohydrolase — protein: MNLDSLRDELRRREGESLASYATRSSDTQGRVHAEPEHPFRLPFQRDRDRIIHSTAFRRLEYKTQVFVNHEGDYYRTRLTHSIEAGQITRTLCRVLGLNEDLGEAVALSHDLGHTPFGHAGERVLDRLMEPYGGFEHNAQSLRIVDLLEERYPGFPGLNLSWEVREGIVKHSSEYDRPLVQRFEPGVRPVLEAQIVDFADEIAYNSHDIDDGLKSGMLEERDLAPVALWADARETVRREHGDASESIQRYQTVRRIIDRLVTDMIAAILGRIQEHGIRTLADVRACPVRLAGLSPATAERNRELKRVLFERLYRHHRITRMTVKAQRVMTALFHTYMEEPQQMPPHVYRRVDVDDPKARVVADYIAGMTDRFAFDEYRKLFDPDERV
- a CDS encoding methylated-DNA--[protein]-cysteine S-methyltransferase; its protein translation is MRSTSFRRGRLPSPLGALSLVWDGECVLRALDFEDYEARLQRLLGRHYGAFTLVEASVPTALAEPLGAFFAGEIGAIDVLSVGTNGTAFQRRVWRALRGIPAGRTRTYGELAAAIGAPSASRAVGLANGANPIAIVVPCHRVIGVDGTLTGYGGGIARKRWLLDHERRAGA
- a CDS encoding tetratricopeptide repeat protein codes for the protein MKKVLDLLIHLEDHKHDGLGRLFLDPGDEREMRRSLREYLGAKVTVKSTVVEGQRLRVRVELPDFQAESDNLVRLARDLAGRARPGAALGQLEEALKIFPLNGAALKGIGRVCYGRGDFAGATAFFVRANEVLREDGEALKALGAIALNEGREPSALAYYERAAAANPKDDAAREALERLRDRMTQKFRTPDASSGPSDPPPRRSR
- a CDS encoding DNA-3-methyladenine glycosylase 2 family protein translates to MLLHRDVCYRALRTRDARFDGRIFVAVRTTGIYCRPICPARTPKLENVEFHPSAAAAQSAGFRPCLRCRPECSPDLAAWHGTSSTVARALGLIAEGALDGDDADVGTLAGRLGIGERQLRRLFTRHLGASPIAVAQTRRILFAKQLVHETRMSMTAIAEAAGFGSLRRFNATFRDLYGTAPSALRRLARGSAADREPIARITLKLGYAGPYDWEAMIGFFAARAIAGVEVAEPRRYRRTIALEGACGTVEVEPISGRDALAVTVRFPSVRALPTIIARVRRMFDLGADVAAINAELVRDPRLAALVRARPGLRVPGAWDGFELAVRAMLGQQITVSGARRLAGKVVAAYGTRLPDEVGESAGGLTSVFPSAERLARADLAALGMPRARAAALGMLASAAAANPRIFERAPRLEEAIARLRALPGVGDWTAQYVAMRAMREPDAFPASDLGLLRAMETAGRRPTARTLGERAEAWRPWRAYAAQHLWASAAALKPASTEEAVA
- a CDS encoding VWA domain-containing protein; amino-acid sequence: MDETIISFVGLLRQNGVRVSFAESMDTFRALDLVGLGSRLGVKDALRATLVKRAVDLPTYDHLFDLYFSGVGEIVKSGASRSMEALDLDPAEYQKLLEDLARFLDEQGFEPSELTRALLDQDTARLERLLRDASQRAGVARIERAFQEGQFSQGMQQALGVGDVARELQQISDALGAGTPDPRRQQMGRFVDRRLQELQEMIRRLVRGELEQRDVGQLDAARMQQLAEKSFYYLSEDEIRRMKEAVTKLAQRLKNVLAVKRRSARKGAFDVKDTLRRNLQYGGVPFKIRFDRRKRVKPQVVVLCDVSDSVRNVSRFMLQFVYSLQDLYSKVRSFIFVSDIGEITKLFEENEIHQAIDQAIRGNVINVYAHSDFGRAFRMFHREHLAAITRHTTVIILGDARNNYNVPHEWVLKEIRQRAKQLVWLNPENRMTWGFGDSEMDRYQPYCDVVEECRNLNQLYRVVDRMVVG
- a CDS encoding tetratricopeptide repeat protein, which codes for MARTEQRLTRKDLRQPDEFQTLSRQALEFVEANRTAVTAALAALIVLLLAIVSYRMISQSREASASVAYTEARALLTDKKYGDAAVKFEDVASRYGGTSYGPLAILERGNALLLADQAADAVAAYEKFLRSAPPTDYLRQLAHTRLGYAQEKLGKPADAERAFATAASEPGPFGAESLFGAARNAEAAGSADKAKDLYTQLLEKHPASEYRDVASAHLTALGGTVPAAKAAPDGAAVVRTE
- a CDS encoding isocitrate lyase/phosphoenolpyruvate mutase family protein, whose translation is MSVYADAAERFRGLHAVGRTLVLPNAWDAASARLVEGAGAAAIATTSSGVAWANGYPDGDVIPPRVLVDAVTRIVRVVAIPVSVDAEGGYAEDPTRVAETVRALIDVGVVGVNLEDGSRAPDVLCAKVTAVREAAVRSGIDLFVNARTDVFLRGLVPPERRVAETLARAARYRDAGCDGLFVPAASDPEDIAALVAGTELPVNVMVMPGLPPIATLAALGVRRVSAGAAIAQAVHGLTRRLAARLLADGGDAGLFEGAVPYAELNGLFAATGS
- a CDS encoding bifunctional nuclease family protein, which produces MSRENFIQMTVGGLTLDPVTKTPIVILKDPDNKLNLPIWIGLLEATAMATELEGIKMARPMTHDLLKRIIGDLDATVERIEVTDLKDNTYFALIYLHIGDREVTIDSRPSDAISLALRTKSPIWVAKKVLEASSVLQQMEEGKEQNLSNVSRDKWAEILEKMAPEDFKYKM